The following proteins come from a genomic window of Chloracidobacterium sp.:
- a CDS encoding 50S ribosomal protein L9, which translates to MANTTILLRDDIESLGGRGEIVKVRAGYARNYLLPQGLATLATKGNVKQIEQERAALLKKAAEERSTAEAQKEQMSSISLAFERKAGEGGTLFGSVTSMDIAEAIQAKGYEIDRRRIALREAIKETGEYTVKVKLHREVTLEVPVTVSAEGGETVDAKPEKKARKAKAEVAESDVEMAGGGEATDAAATE; encoded by the coding sequence ATGGCAAATACAACAATCTTATTGAGAGATGATATCGAGAGCCTGGGCGGCCGCGGCGAGATAGTAAAGGTAAGAGCCGGGTATGCCCGCAACTACCTGCTTCCGCAAGGCCTCGCAACGCTGGCGACCAAAGGCAACGTAAAACAGATCGAACAGGAACGCGCGGCGCTTCTTAAGAAGGCAGCCGAAGAACGTTCAACCGCTGAGGCCCAAAAAGAGCAAATGAGCTCGATCTCGCTTGCATTCGAGCGAAAAGCCGGCGAAGGCGGGACGCTTTTCGGCTCGGTGACATCGATGGATATTGCCGAAGCGATCCAGGCCAAAGGCTATGAGATAGACCGTCGTCGGATCGCACTTCGTGAGGCGATAAAGGAAACAGGCGAATACACAGTGAAAGTAAAACTGCATCGCGAGGTGACTCTCGAAGTGCCTGTTACTGTATCGGCAGAGGGTGGCGAGACGGTCGACGCGAAACCTGAAAAGAAAGCCCGAAAGGCAAAGGCCGAAGTGGCCGAATCTGACGTCGAAATGGCAGGCGGCGGCGAAGCGACTGACGCCGCAGCGACGGAATAA
- the sucC gene encoding ADP-forming succinate--CoA ligase subunit beta — translation MKIHEYQGKALLKDYGVPVPRGIVARTPEEAEAAAKELGTDIVVVKAQIHAGGRGKGGGVKLARSPQEAKQIASEMIGMQLVTHQTGPEGREVKTLLIEEGLPIDREFYLGITLDRVTGRNTFMASSAGGMDIEKVAEETPELILKETIDPSVGMRAFQARKLAFGLGIPADLVNQAAKFMLSLYEAYEKMDASIVEINPFLLTKDNRLIALDAKVNFDDNAMFRHKEYAELRDLDEEEPLEIEASKHDLNYIKLDGNIGCMVNGAGLAMATMDIIKLAGGEPANFLDVGGGASQERVEQAFKILLADPNVKAVLINIFGGIVRCDMVASGVVAAAKNLGISIPIVARLEGTNVEAGREILANSGIGIIPAEGMNDAAEKVVAAAA, via the coding sequence ATGAAGATCCACGAATATCAGGGCAAAGCCCTACTCAAAGACTATGGTGTTCCGGTACCGCGAGGCATCGTTGCCCGAACTCCGGAAGAAGCCGAAGCTGCCGCGAAGGAACTCGGCACTGACATCGTTGTCGTTAAAGCCCAGATCCACGCCGGCGGCCGCGGCAAGGGCGGCGGCGTAAAGCTGGCAAGATCGCCTCAGGAAGCTAAGCAGATCGCGTCAGAAATGATAGGAATGCAGCTCGTCACCCATCAAACGGGCCCTGAAGGCCGCGAGGTCAAGACGCTGCTAATCGAGGAAGGCCTTCCGATCGACAGAGAATTTTACCTTGGCATCACGCTCGACCGAGTCACCGGACGTAACACATTCATGGCATCGTCCGCCGGCGGTATGGACATCGAAAAGGTCGCCGAAGAGACGCCAGAACTTATCCTAAAGGAGACGATCGATCCATCGGTCGGGATGCGTGCATTTCAAGCCCGCAAGTTGGCTTTCGGACTCGGAATTCCTGCCGATCTTGTGAATCAGGCTGCGAAATTCATGCTTTCGCTATATGAAGCTTACGAGAAGATGGATGCTTCAATAGTTGAGATCAACCCATTTCTGTTGACCAAGGATAATCGGCTCATCGCTTTGGACGCAAAGGTCAATTTTGACGATAACGCGATGTTCCGTCATAAGGAATACGCCGAACTTCGCGACCTTGACGAAGAGGAGCCGCTCGAGATCGAGGCTTCCAAGCACGACCTCAATTACATCAAGCTCGACGGCAACATCGGCTGTATGGTCAATGGTGCCGGCCTTGCAATGGCAACAATGGACATCATCAAGCTCGCCGGCGGCGAACCTGCGAACTTTCTCGATGTCGGCGGCGGTGCATCGCAAGAGCGTGTCGAACAGGCATTTAAGATCCTCCTCGCTGACCCTAACGTCAAGGCTGTCTTGATCAACATCTTCGGGGGTATCGTGCGATGCGATATGGTTGCCAGCGGGGTTGTCGCCGCGGCAAAGAACCTCGGTATTTCGATCCCGATCGTCGCTAGACTCGAAGGCACCAATGTAGAAGCCGGTCGCGAGATCCTTGCTAATTCGGGTATTGGTATCATTCCCGCCGAAGGCATGAACGACGCCGCTGAAAAGGTCGTCGCTGCCGCCGCCTAA
- the dnaB gene encoding replicative DNA helicase — translation MAAYPETRREQFLERPLPSSEESERAILGAILLDNSLITQTVEHLKPEDFYSPLHRRIYDAMVALFDASKRIDPILIGEEFKKDGSVESIGGIAAIANLTYGLPHFSDLSEYIRVVKAKSTMRNLVRTCNQITSEALEEEEDAEIVLDHAEQAIFALAEAKDRQGFSGIRPIAENVFTKIQEFASRESHALTGLATGFRDLDNITSGLQPADLIIVAARPSMGKTALCLNIAQRAAVNENAVVAVFSLEMSKEQLVMRMLSSQASVDARNLRLGMLSTKDWGRLAEAIAQLSETSLFIDDTPGISVLEMRAKLRRLAAEQKKLDLIVVDYLQLMGGGTRRNENRQQEVSQISRDLKSLAKEFNAPVLALSQLSRAPEARNPPKPMMSDLRESGSIEQDADVVAFIYRQDYYAKNIDDIPDDQKNVAEIIIAKQRNGPTDTIKMAFLKQFTRFEDIYIG, via the coding sequence ATGGCAGCATATCCAGAAACCCGACGCGAGCAATTTTTGGAGCGTCCGTTACCCAGCAGCGAAGAAAGCGAACGTGCCATACTTGGTGCGATCCTGCTCGATAACTCTCTGATCACACAAACCGTCGAACATCTGAAACCCGAGGATTTCTATTCGCCGCTTCACCGCAGGATCTATGACGCGATGGTCGCGCTCTTTGACGCATCGAAGCGGATCGACCCGATACTCATCGGTGAAGAGTTCAAGAAAGACGGATCGGTAGAATCTATCGGCGGCATTGCCGCGATCGCCAATCTCACATATGGCTTGCCTCACTTTTCGGACCTTTCCGAATACATTAGGGTCGTCAAGGCAAAGTCAACGATGCGAAATCTGGTCAGAACCTGTAACCAGATCACAAGCGAGGCTCTCGAGGAGGAAGAAGACGCTGAGATCGTCCTCGATCATGCCGAGCAGGCGATCTTTGCCCTTGCCGAGGCCAAAGACCGACAGGGATTTAGCGGGATCAGGCCGATCGCTGAGAACGTATTTACAAAGATCCAGGAGTTTGCAAGCCGCGAATCGCATGCACTTACCGGCCTGGCCACCGGATTTCGCGATCTTGATAATATTACGTCGGGACTTCAGCCGGCCGATCTGATCATAGTCGCAGCAAGGCCATCGATGGGAAAGACCGCGTTGTGCCTCAACATCGCTCAGCGTGCCGCAGTTAATGAGAATGCGGTTGTTGCGGTCTTTTCGCTCGAGATGTCGAAAGAACAACTCGTAATGCGAATGCTGAGTTCGCAGGCGTCAGTCGACGCCCGCAATCTTCGATTGGGAATGCTGTCGACCAAAGACTGGGGGCGGCTTGCTGAGGCCATTGCGCAGCTTTCGGAAACGTCGCTCTTTATTGACGATACGCCGGGAATTTCTGTTCTTGAAATGCGTGCAAAGCTTCGACGGCTTGCGGCAGAGCAGAAGAAACTCGACCTGATAGTTGTAGATTATCTGCAGTTGATGGGCGGAGGAACACGTCGCAACGAGAATCGGCAGCAGGAGGTCTCTCAGATATCGCGCGACCTTAAGTCTCTGGCAAAGGAATTTAACGCTCCGGTGCTGGCCCTTTCACAACTGTCGCGGGCACCTGAGGCCCGAAACCCGCCAAAACCGATGATGTCTGACCTTCGAGAATCAGGAAGCATCGAACAGGACGCTGACGTCGTAGCCTTTATTTACCGGCAGGACTATTACGCTAAGAACATCGACGATATACCTGATGATCAAAAGAACGTCGCTGAAATAATTATCGCGAAACAACGCAACGGTCCGACCGACACTATCAAAATGGCGTTTCTAAAACAATTCACGAGATTTGAAGACATTTACATCGGCTAG
- a CDS encoding DUF5009 domain-containing protein, which yields MAETPIQDRLISLDVFRGMTIAGMVLVNNPGTWSAIYGPLKHAEWHGVTPTDYVFPFFLFIVGVAIPLALSKRVTEGITRAVYTKIFSRAAAIFATGLAMSAVPFFVMGETTIPWPLKWIACLSIISSLYFLFLRKFKIAFGLIGLWAMIVLGHYIGGYTIVPYNVGQMRIPGVLQRIAVCYLVVSLIYLHTTWKQQTVIGVALLLIYWLVMTAVPVPGCDVTSIDDKACNLAAWLDRAILTEAHMWRSAKVFDPEGILSTIPAIVTTLTGVLTGTWLASAKSSRFIETGDSTPSVDEKILADGLNIGPNRTKTDIAVGLFFAGTVLLAIGWSWSLVFPLNKSLWTSSYVVYTSGLALLTLGFCYYLIDIKGYKRWAKPFVIFGVNALALFVFSGIMARVMGMIRIPTGDDKTVSLQQWVFSNLFLTWAEPINASLAYAIGFILCWLLLMWLLYRRRIFIKF from the coding sequence ATGGCGGAAACCCCAATACAGGATCGGCTGATCTCGCTCGATGTTTTTCGCGGTATGACGATCGCCGGCATGGTGCTTGTTAATAATCCCGGAACGTGGTCGGCCATCTACGGGCCGCTCAAGCATGCGGAATGGCATGGCGTTACACCGACCGATTACGTCTTTCCGTTCTTCTTGTTCATCGTCGGCGTTGCTATACCGTTGGCACTGAGCAAACGCGTCACCGAAGGGATCACCCGGGCCGTTTATACGAAGATCTTTTCACGTGCGGCCGCGATCTTTGCTACCGGCCTTGCGATGTCTGCCGTACCGTTCTTCGTGATGGGCGAGACGACGATCCCGTGGCCGCTGAAGTGGATCGCATGTCTTTCGATAATCTCATCGCTTTATTTCCTGTTTCTCCGAAAATTCAAGATCGCATTCGGACTCATCGGGCTTTGGGCGATGATCGTGCTTGGTCATTATATCGGCGGATATACGATCGTCCCTTACAACGTCGGTCAGATGCGGATCCCGGGTGTATTGCAGCGGATCGCGGTTTGTTATCTGGTCGTGTCACTAATCTACCTCCATACCACCTGGAAGCAGCAGACGGTCATCGGTGTCGCTCTTTTGCTGATCTACTGGCTGGTTATGACCGCCGTGCCGGTTCCAGGTTGCGACGTCACCTCGATAGATGATAAGGCCTGCAACCTCGCTGCCTGGCTTGACCGTGCGATATTGACGGAAGCACATATGTGGCGTTCGGCTAAGGTTTTTGATCCGGAGGGCATTCTCTCGACGATCCCTGCGATCGTCACCACACTCACTGGTGTGTTGACCGGTACGTGGTTAGCGTCGGCGAAAAGTTCTCGATTTATAGAAACCGGGGATTCGACGCCGTCGGTTGACGAGAAGATCCTTGCTGATGGTCTAAATATAGGGCCAAACAGAACAAAGACTGACATCGCGGTTGGATTATTTTTTGCAGGGACTGTCCTGCTGGCGATCGGGTGGTCCTGGAGCTTGGTTTTCCCACTTAACAAATCGCTCTGGACGAGTTCGTATGTGGTTTATACGTCGGGGTTAGCTTTGTTGACGCTTGGTTTCTGCTATTACTTGATCGACATCAAGGGTTACAAACGCTGGGCAAAGCCGTTTGTTATCTTCGGCGTCAATGCCCTCGCCCTTTTCGTATTCTCGGGTATCATGGCGCGTGTCATGGGCATGATCCGGATCCCGACGGGCGACGACAAGACCGTCTCGCTCCAGCAATGGGTTTTTAGTAATCTGTTTCTGACCTGGGCAGAGCCGATCAACGCTTCGCTTGCCTACGCGATAGGATTCATCCTATGCTGGCTCCTTTTGATGTGGCTGCTTTATCGCCGGCGGATCTTCATCAAGTTCTAA
- a CDS encoding putative metal-dependent hydrolase, whose product MEQDLRYPIGKFELAAYGSRPENINTIANLPANITTAVDGLSVEQLNTAYRDGGWTLRQTVHHIADSHINSFCRFKLALTEDAPPTIRPYYEERWAELADSQMPIDDSLEIIRGVHSRWVELLRNMSDADYEREFIHPETGNWKLDHVLGLYAWHSRHHTAHITGTRKRLGW is encoded by the coding sequence ATGGAACAAGACCTTCGTTATCCGATCGGAAAATTTGAACTTGCCGCCTACGGTTCGCGGCCCGAGAATATCAATACGATCGCCAATCTGCCGGCGAATATCACCACCGCGGTCGACGGCCTAAGCGTCGAACAACTTAACACGGCGTATCGCGACGGCGGATGGACGTTGAGGCAGACCGTTCATCACATCGCAGACAGTCATATCAATTCGTTTTGCCGCTTTAAGCTGGCGTTGACCGAGGACGCACCGCCGACGATCCGCCCTTACTACGAAGAACGATGGGCTGAGCTTGCTGACAGCCAAATGCCGATCGACGATTCGCTCGAGATCATCCGTGGCGTTCACAGCCGTTGGGTCGAGCTTCTGCGAAACATGAGCGATGCCGACTACGAACGTGAGTTCATTCATCCCGAAACAGGGAACTGGAAGCTTGATCACGTACTTGGGCTTTACGCATGGCATTCCCGTCACCACACCGCTCACATTACCGGTACACGAAAAAGACTCGGTTGGTGA